In a genomic window of Cataglyphis hispanica isolate Lineage 1 chromosome 18, ULB_Chis1_1.0, whole genome shotgun sequence:
- the LOC126856253 gene encoding uncharacterized protein LOC126856253, with protein sequence MTAHAIFKMITHWIVLLALGVVCYGLPVADEPADTSTIGNISEVTTVPEAEGHSMDDIMPGTKPSSIAVVFIDIPEHAETELGSSVLLACRTANPVAECQWSWQPLPPVHLPLPDVSESPSVSTTTAISTISANTSTPMTHPLPVRQFPAFGNNSNDCSVRFSSTKHEQTGYWTCAARVSTSDPFTSTEPAKLSIVNANHGILITFAKHENVIEVPAGSSAQIMCQTKSPVRECQWSWRQLNQSQPWNLDVKSFPAFGNDSTECSIKFKNVLPEQEGYWTCGARIHPNSSFTQATPVRFLISEVEFVQLSRGVQVAAGESVFLRCLANKPVVQCEWSWRASNSSKEPLLIKKFSPNKDADHDCSVRFKNILYEEEGLWTCGVRLTPDGILHTAPAATVSLLPTAKVSFVDVPMDTAVPIGTDTVLKCITSSRVEKCAWTWKPLNGIDSENVIVDEFPSNGDLGRDCSLHLPQVRAEKQGNWACQVSIASLNTVLTSPFAKLTVFEQDEVKFSELSQDIQISSGGSVLLRCVTSSAVDQCRWSLTPVNSNTTVVVKQFPAAGNEARDCSVRLSHALAEQEGLWTCGARIHGRQNYTDAPPAKLSLLEPEPVTIAVWATPHQMVTLACRIGAVSSEAKCHWIHVPNVHIYQNSSKLAKKSSHNMQMDYTTGICKLIFKPDHSDLGKWTCRFTLTNENTDIEIGSATLVLLNTLADEKLGWIVGAITAMILFLMIIVVVLVVCKARIFVRKTSEVLETLPSNENKQSARFRDKNYTEDQGNINLQFAEDNSCTSSIKSVLPNRSPRVQNRTEEIHAMPSKVFENVEK encoded by the exons ATGACAGCCCACGCGATCTTCAAGATGATCACCCACTGGATCGTCCTGCTGGCTCTCGGCGTCGTCTGCTATG gTCTTCCCGTAGCCGACGAGCCTGCTGATACGAGCACGATCGGAAATATCTCAGAAGTAACTACTGTTCCCGAAGCGGAGGGTCACTCAATGGATGATATAATGCCAGGAACAAAGCCATCATCGATTGCCGTAGTGTTCATCGACATCCCGGAACACGCAGAAACGGAACTAGGCTCATCCGTGCTGTTGGCATGCCGAACCGCTAATCCTGTAGCCGAGTGCCAGTGGTCCTGGCAGCCATTGCCGCCGGTACACCTGCCACTTCCCGATGTCAGTGAAAGCCCGTCAGTTTCTACGA CCACGGCGATCTCGACGATCTCGGCGAACACGTCGACTCCTATGACCCATCCGTTGCCGGTACGACAATTTCCGGCGTTCGGGAACAACAGCAACGATTGCTCCGTGAGATTCTCCAGTACGAAACACGAGCAGACAGGGTACTGGACTTGTGCGGCGAGAGTCTCCACGAGCGATCCTTTCACCAGCACCGAACCCGCCAAGCTCAGCATCGTCAACGCCAATCACG GTATCCTCATCACGTTCGCGAAGCACGAGAATGTGATCGAGGTGCCGGCGGGATCCTCGGCGCAAATAATGTGCCAGACCAAGTCGCCGGTACGCGAATGCCAATGGTCCTGGCGGCAACTGAATCAGTCGCAGCCCTGGAACCTCGACGTGAAATCATTCCCGGCCTTTGGTAACGATAGCACGGAATGCAGCATCAAGTTCAAAAACGTTCTGCCGGAGCAGGAGGGCTACTGGACCTGCGGTGCGCGAATCCATCCGAATTCCTCATTTACCCAGGCGACTCCCGTTCGATTTCTCATATCAGAAG TCGAGTTCGTGCAGTTGTCGCGCGGCGTGCAGGTTGCGGCCGGCGAGTCGGTCTTTCTACGATGCTTGGCGAACAAGCCGGTGGTACAATGCGAGTGGTCGTGGAGGGCATCGAACTCGAGCAAGGAACCGCTGCTGATCAAGAAGTTCAGTCCAAACAAGGACGCCGATCACGACTGTTCCGTGCGATTCAAGAATATACTGTACGAGGAGGAAGGATTGTGGACTTGTGGGGTCCGTTTGACGCCAGACGGGATCCTGCATACGGCGCCCGCGGCCACTGTCAGCCTCCTGCCTACCG CTAAGGTGAGCTTCGTCGATGTACCGATGGACACGGCGGTACCTATAGGCACAGACACCGTACTCAAGTGCATCACCAGCAGCCGTGTGGAGAAATGCGCGTGGACCTGGAAGCCATTGAATGGCATTGACTCCGAGAATGTCATTGTCGACGAATTCCCCAGCAACGGCGATCTCGGCCGCGACTGTTCGCTTCATCTTCCGCAGGTGCGCGCGGAGAAACAAGGTAACTGGGCCTGCCAGGTGTCCATCGCATCACTCAACACCGTCTTAACGTCGCCATTCGCCAAACTCACGGTCTTCGAGCAAG ACGAAGTGAAGTTCTCAGAGCTGTCGCAGGACATTCAGATCTCCTCCGGTGGTAGCGTCCTGTTACGCTGTGTGACATCCTCGGCGGTGGATCAATGCCGTTGGTCACTCACCCCGGTTAATTCCAACACCACCGTGGTGGTGAAGCAATTTCCGGCGGCCGGCAATGAGGCCCGAGACTGCAGCGTCCGTCTGAGCCACGCGCTCGCTGAACAGGAGGGACTCTGGACCTGCGGCGCCAGGATACACGGCCGGCAAAATTACACAGACGCGCCGCCCGCGAAGCTGAGCCTCCTCGAACCAG agcCCGTCACTATTGCGGTTTGGGCCACGCCTCATCAAATGGTTACTCTTGCATGTAGGATCGGAGCTGTATCATCGGAAGCCAAATGCCATTGGATCCACGTTCCAAATGTTCACATATATCAGAACTCCAGCAAACTCGCAAAGAAATCGAg tCATAACATGCAAATGGATTATACTACGGGTATATGCAAGCTCATCTTCAAACCGGATCATTCTGATCTAGGAAAGTGGACTTGCAGATTTACTCTAACGAATGAAAACACCGACATCGAGATAGGAAGCGCGACACTTGTTCTGCTCAACACCTTAGCAG ATGAGAAACTAGGATGGATCGTCGGTGCTATAACGGCCATGATTTTATTCCTGATGATAATAGTTGTAGTGCTAGTAGTGTGCAAGGCGCGAATCTTCGTCCGCAAGACATCCGAGGTTCTGGAAACATTACCTTCCAACGAAAATAAACAAAGCGCAAGATTCCGTGACAAAAATTATACCGAAGATCAGGGGAATATAAATCTTCAATTCGCCGAGGACAATAGCTGTACATCGAGCATCAAAAGCGTCTTACCTAATAGAAGTCCGCGCGTGCAGAATCGTACGGAGGAAATTCATGCAATGCCGTCCAAAGTATTTGagaatgttgaaaaataa
- the LOC126856313 gene encoding COMM domain-containing protein 10, with product MAAWINITSKLEQGLTIVARLDNNSKFRLLVNRICQSLQSSIDTKIFNEEEKEKLLVSLDLTKDELILLLDTITSIYMQAACNVVKPSLMETVMKDNFKIDEEKILIFTNAWMTYGKGIVENLRQKSMFPIQVKDINWCLNVQSSSSAISKDARPVALLQLGLTGDKTSTLTVEFDKKQLTDLYYNLEKIQTQLDALEAKM from the exons ATGGCTGCTTGGATCAATATAACTTCAAA attggAACAAGGTTTAACGATAGTAGCTCGGCTGgataataatagcaaatttCGTCTACTTGTCAACCGAATATGCCAGAGCCTGCAATCTAGcattgatacaaaaatattcaatgaggaagagaaagaaaaactgCTGGTTTCTTTAGATTTAACAAAAGATGAATTAATTCTCCTGTTAGATACTATTACATCGATTTACATGCAAGCTGCATGTAATGTTGTCAAACCATCTCTCATGGAAACAGTCATGAaggataattttaagatagatgaagagaaaatattaatctttacaaATGCATGGATGACTTATGGCAAAGGCATTGTAGAAAATCTTAGGCAAAAATCTATGTTTCCTATTCAG GTGAAAGATATCAATTGGTGTCTAAATGTTCAGTCATCATCTTCTGCAATTTCCAAAGATGCACGACCTGTAGCTTTACTTCAACTTGGTCTAACTGGCGATAAAACATCTACACTAACAGTAGAATTTGACAAGAAACAGTTGACAGatctctattataatttagagaaaattcAAACTCAGCTAGATGCACTAGAagcaaaaatgtaa
- the LOC126856266 gene encoding CWF19-like protein 1, translated as MSDKQKVLICGDVEGHFRFLFSKVDAINKKSGPFDFLLCVGNFFGEDNSELESYKSCEKAIPVPTYIIGPNREADLKHYTDGDGYEICQNLTYLGKRGLYTASSGLKIAYLSGIEKASTENRDTLINFNEHDVISIKNSCLKGQPSFRGVDILLTSPWPEGVTNLDSNKPECKYQGSKLIAWLATHIKPRYHVSALEGVYYERPPYRNQSQGDGNMEIATRFIALAPIMNAHKRKWLYALNLTPVDRSRLSDLIMKTTDETPSPYSKSVLSDDPMSQKQIHTQFFYDMDSKDNGKRSWHQNNFNKKPKLEFDQSKCWFCLSSPVVSKHLVISVGTEIYLALAKGGLVEDHFLILPITHHQSLSILPKNVKDEMDLYKKAVTKYYESTDRVPVFFERNFKTSHCQLQAVPVHKNQAPALKEMFEELAECNNFKIMELPQHTDLQQIAKPGVLYFYAELPNGEILYYRIKKDFPLQFGREVLASDRILDINDRSDWKDCHMSQQDETELANKIRKQFAPFDIDT; from the exons atgaGCGATAAGCAGAAAGTTCTTATTTGCGGAGACGTGGAGGGGCACTTCAGATTTCTGTTCTCTAAAGTGGATGCTATCAATAAGAAGAGCGGTCCATTCGACTTCTTGTTATGTGTTGGTAATTTTTTCGGTGAAGATAATTCCGAGCTGGAATCCTACAAGTCCTGCGAAAAAGCCATTCCCGTGCCGACATATATTATTGGACCTAATAGGGAGGCGGATCTGAAACACTATACCGATGGGGATGGATACGAGATATGTCAAAATCTCACCTATCTTGGAAAACGTGGTCTTTATACTGCTAGTTCAGGTCTCAAAATAGCATATCTCAGTGGTATTGAAAAAGCATCGACCGAGAACAGAGACactttaataaactttaatgaaCATGATGTTATATCCATCAAGAACAGTTGCTTAAAAGGCCAACCGAGTTTTCGCGGTGTAGATATCTTATTGACATCTCCATGGCCTGAGGGCGTAACCAATCTTGATAGTAACAAACCGGAATGCAAGTATCAGggttcaaaattaattgcttgGCTGGCTACTCATATTAAACCTAGATATCATGTATCAGCTTTGGAAGGAGTTTATTATGAACGGCCACCATACAG gaaTCAAAGTCAGGGCGATGGAAATATGGAAATAGCTACTAGATTCATAGCTCTGGCACCAATAATGAATGCTCACAAGAGAAAATGGTTGTATGCATTGAATTTAACTCCTGTTGATAGAAGTAGATTGtcagatttaattatgaaaacgaCAGATGAAACTCCGAGTCCATATTCCAAATCTGTGCTGTCTGATGATCCAATGTCGCAAAAGCAAATTCACACACAGTTCTTCTATGACATGGATTCGAAAGACAATGGGAAGAGATCGTGGCATcagaataatttcaataaaaagccAAAATTGGAATTTGATCAATCAAAATGTTGGTTTTGCCTATCTAGTCCAGTTGTGTCTAAGCATCTGGTGATTTCTGTTGgcacagaaatttatttagcatTAGCAAAAGGTGGTTTGGTGGaagatcattttttaattttaccgaTAACGCATCATCAGAGTTTATCAATTCTACCAAAGAATGTAAAGGATGAGATGGATCTTTACAAGAAAGCTGTGACTAAATACTATGAAAGTACTGACAGAGTACCAGTATTCttcgagagaaattttaaaacatctcATTGTCAATTGCAAGCAGTACCAGTTCATAAAAATCAAGCACCCGCGTTGAAAGAAATGTTTGag gaacTGGCTGAATGtaacaatttcaaaataatggaACTGCCACAGCATACTGATTTACAGCAGATTGCAAAACCTGgtgttctatatttttatgcagaaCTACCGAACggagaaatattgtattatcgaattaaaaaagatttcccTTTACAATTCGGCAGAGAAGTATTAGCATCCGACaggatattagatattaatgacAGATCCGACTGGAAGGATTGTCATATGAGTCAACAAGATGAAACTGAATTagctaataaaattagaaaacaatTCGCGCCATTTGACATAGACACTTGA
- the LOC126856306 gene encoding probable methylthioribulose-1-phosphate dehydratase — translation MSSEIYDVNYDKEHPRNLIPELCRQFYHLGWVTGTGGGISIKHENKIYIAPSGVQKERMLPNDMFVQDINGTDLELPPPEKKLKKSQCTPLFLCAYLRRNAGAVIHTHSKFAVMATLLWPGKEVRLTHLEMIKGIWNHKEGRTYRYDEELVIPIIENTPFERDLRDDLDNIIVHYPETCAVLVRRHGIYVWGDSWQQAKTMTECYDYLLDIAVQMKQYGLNPLSTPNEYELKYQTNGTPK, via the exons ATGTCATCGGAAATTTATGATGTCAACTATGATAAA gAACATCCAAGAAATCTTATTCCAGAACTATGTAGGCAATTTTATCATCTTGGATGGGTAACTGGTACAGGAGGTGGTATCTCCATCAAGCATGA aAATAAGATTTACATCGCTCCTTCTGGTGTACAAAAAGAACGAATGTTGCCAAATGACATGTTTGTGCAAGATATCAATGGGACAGATTTGGAGTTGCCACCAccagaaaagaaattaaagaagtcACAATGTActccattatttttatgtgctTATTTAAGGAGGAATGCTGGTGCTGTTATTCACACACATTCTAAATTTGCTGTAATGGCAACATTATTATGGCCTGGAAAGGAAGTCAGACTTACTCATCTTGAGATGATAAAAg GTATATGGAATCATAAAGAAGGTAGAACATATCGTTATGATGAAGAATTGGTAATACCAATCATAGAAAATACTCCCTTTGAAAGAGATTTAAGAGATGATTTAGATAACATTATCGTTCATTATCCTGAAACTTGTGCAGTATTGGTACGCAGACATGGGATTTATGTGTGGGGTGATTCTTGGCAACAGGCAAAAACTAT GACAGAATGTTATGATTACTTGCTTGATATTGCAGTTCAGATGAAACAATATGGATTAAATCCGTTATCAACTCCAAatgaatatgaattaaaatatcagacAAATGGTACACCAAAATAG